Proteins from a genomic interval of Phocoena phocoena chromosome 20, mPhoPho1.1, whole genome shotgun sequence:
- the LOC136141398 gene encoding large ribosomal subunit protein eL39-like: MSSHKTFTIERFLGQKPKENCPIPQWTQMKTGNKTRYSSKRRHWRRTKLGL, translated from the coding sequence ATGTCTTCTCACAAGACTTTCACGATCGAGCGATTCCTGGGCCAGAAACCAAAGGAGAATTGTCCCATTCCCCAGTGGACTCAAATGAAAACTGGTAATAAAACCAGGTACAGCTCCAAGAGAAGACACTGGAGAAGAACCAAGCTGGGTCTATAG
- the PRDM7 gene encoding histone-lysine N-methyltransferase PRDM7, producing MSTDRWPEDSTEGDAGRTAWRPTAKDAFKDISIYFSKEEWTEMGEWEKVRYRNVKKNYEALITIGLRAPRPAFMCHRRQAIKAQVGDPEDSDEEWTPRQQVKPSWVAFRVEHSKHQKAVPPMPLSNESSLKKLPGAAQLQKASGPAQARSPAPPPGAASTSAWHTRQKLERRAKQIEVKMYSLRERKGHVYQEVSEPQDDDYLYCEKCQNFFIDSCAAHGAPSFVKDSAVEKGHPNRSALTLPPGLSIRPSGIPEAGLGVWNEASDLPLGLHFGPYEGQITEDEEAANSGYSWLITKGRNCYEYVDGKDTSWANWMRYVNCARDEEEQNLVAFQYHRQIFYRTCRVVRPGCELLVWYGDEYSQELGIPRGSGWKSQLVAAGRDPKPKIPPCGSCSLAFSSQKILSQHVECSHPSQVLPRTSARDRIQPEDPCPGYQNRQQQYSDPHSWSNKPDFQEVQERSKPLLKRIRLGRISRAFSSSPKGQMGSSRAHERMMEAGSSTGQKVNPEATGKLLIGAGVSRVVKVKYRGSGQGSKDRSSLTKHQRTQTGEKPYVCGECGRDFSFKSSLITHQRTHTGEKPYVCGECGRGFSRKSNLITHQRTHTGEKPYVCGECGRDFSFKSSLITHQRTHTGEKPYVCGECGRDFSCKSSLIRHQRTHTGEKPYVCRDDLAALTKEEVRGQDAKCGQPPFPPLPFPLSLGSPRAPLHTVTWERRPSPTPAENGVWSRACRNRTTRESRNLSCPPAHSVLEAHTAASLTHVPCTWACVLQCNGVTTLKFLTVEYFILQLTFSKRSLVENGARCEQSRPAQCGLTANGPEAPGAQGSRGASSAGAQAAREDEVARSLSRWQGGWRLIHPPATGSCVLKGGSEECAPPDTCWWPHGCASPTCLLLYRDPSWAGASLLADLAAPQPLLVWKLLLVSRGTTGSTAVSIHPSFPADTWGWTLRFTGGTSADGDKDTNNVATAYTLRARAANPGPGSDPNGHTGAESRVHDTDKLRPEFGQTRGPRGLGGARGGSGGGSVVSPPRQPPVRPGMSSGVALRLRTLQRHLGSPEVWTQGSFPVPLVAQGRGMEPGSSLLTTHVLDTASGLPAEGLCLRLSRLEDHGQQWTELRKRRLRAWLQVPGAPREQRPSEPPLVPLETGHHADGDLVRSVPGLLQSPRSWRLSCSRAAQARSPEFQSGCRDIGGRYTDPDGRCPGLLLPGQMKAGTYKLSFDTEGYWQKRGQESFYPYVEKKGVLGLTTSRPSLPCSGVRLTQPLRTGSPEPRPAHSPPSVDLFGRDPLGTCRPRAPQIERFLWGGPSHTYRPPAGPGAPAPQLQPQVVFTVTNETHKFHVPLLLSPWSYTTYRGS from the exons ATGAGCACCGACAGGTGGCCGGAGGACAGCACTGAGGGAGATGCTGGGAGAACAGCGTGGAGGCCCACG GCCAAAGATGCTTTCAAAGACATTTCCATATACTTCTCCAAGGAAGAATGGACAGAGATGGGAGAGTGGGAAAAAGTCCGATATAGGAATGTGAAAAAGAACTATGAAGCACTGATTACTATAG GTCTCAGAGCCCCTCGGCCAGCTTTCATGTGTCACCGCAGGCAGGCCATCAAAGCCCAGGTGGGTGACCCTGAGGATTCTGATGAAGAATGGACTCCAAGGCAGCAAG TTAAACCTTCTTGGGTGGCCTTCAGAGTGGAGCACAGTAAACACCAGAAG GCAGTGCCCCCGATGCCATTAAGTAATGAATCTAGTTTGAAGAAATTGCCAGGAGCAGCGCAACTGCAGAAGGCAAGTGGCCCTGCGCAGGCCCGGAGCCCAGCGCCCCCTCCCGGAGCAGCAAGCACCTCTGCATGGCACACTAGACAAAAGCTGG AACGCAGAGCAAAGCAGATTGAAGTGAAGATGTATAGCCTACGAGAAAGAAAGGGCCACGTGTACCAAGAGGTCAGCGAGCCCCAGGATGACGACTACCTCT ATTGTGAGAAGTGCCAGAACTTCTTCATTGACAGCTGTGCTGCTCACGGGGCCCCTTCATTTGTAAAGGACAGTGCAGTGGAGAAGGGGCATCCCAACCGCTCAGCCCTCACTCTGCCCCCCGGATTAAGTATCAGACCATCAGGCATCCCTGAGGCTGGGCTTGGAGTATGGAACGAGGCATCCGATCTGCCGTTGGGTCTGCACTTTGGCCCCTATGAGGGCCAGATCACAGAAGATGAAGAGGCCGCCAACAGTGGATACTCCTGGCTG ATCACCAAAGGGAGAAACTGCTACGAGTATGTGGATGGAAAGGACACGTCCTGGGCCAACTGGATGAG GTATGTGAACTGTGCCCGGGATGAGGAAGAGCAGAACCTGGTGGCCTTCCAGTATCACAGGCAGATCTTCTACCGGACCTGCCGGGTGGTCAGGCCGGGCTGTGAACTGCTGGTCTGGTACGGGGACGAGTACAGCCAGGAGCTCGGCATCCCGCGGGGCAGCGGGTGGAAGAGCCAGCTCGTGGCGGCGGGCAGAG ACCCAAAGCCCAAGATCCCTCCATGTGGCTCCTGCTCTCTGGCCTTCTCCAGTCAGAAAATCCTCAGCCAACACGTGGAATGCAGTCACCCGTCTCAGGTCCTCCCGAGAACATCTGCAAGAGACCGCATCCAACCAGAGGATCCCTGCCCAGGCTATCAAAATCGGCAGCAGCAATATTCTGATCCACACAGCTGGAGTAACAAACCTGATTTTCAAGAGGTCCAGGAAAGGTCCAAACCTTTGCTGAAAAGGATAAGGCTGGGGAGGATTTCAAGggccttttcctcctctcccaaAGGACAAATGGGGAGCTCTAGGGCACATGAGAGAATGATGGAGGCAGGGTCCAGCACAGGCCAGAAAGTGAACCCAGAGGCCACAGGCAAATTACTCATAGGGGCAGGAGTATCAAGAGTTGTAAAAGTCAAGTACAGAGGCTCTGGGCAAGGCTCCAAGGATAGGTCTAGTCTCACCAAGCACCAGAGGACACAAACAGGGGAGAAGCCCTATGTTTGTGGGGAGTGTGGGCGAGACTTCAGTTTTAAGTCAAGTCTCATcacacaccagaggacacacacaggGGAGAAGCCCTATGTTTGCGGGGAGTGTGGACGAGGCTTCAGTCGTAAGTCAAATCTCATcacacaccagaggacacacacaggGGAGAAGCCCTATGTTTGTGGGGAGTGTGGGCGAGACTTCAGTTTTAAGTCAAGTCTCATcacacaccagaggacacacacaggGGAGAAGCCCTATGTTTGCGGGGAGTGTGGACGAGACTTCAGTTGTAAGTCAAGTCTCATCagacaccagaggacacacacaggGGAGAAGCCCTATGTTTGCAGGGACG ACTTAGCTGCCCTGACTAAGGAGGAGGTGAGAGGTCAGGATGCTAAGTGCGGGCAACCTCCCTTCCCACCGCTGCCCTTCCCGCTGAGCCTGGGCAGCCCCAGAGCCCCTCTACACACAGTCACCTGGGAAAGGCGGCCCTCGCCCACACCTGCTGAGAACGGAGTCTGGAGCCGCGCCTGCAGGAACCGGACCACCCGTGAATCTCGGAACCTCTCCTGCCCCCCTGCACACAGTGTCCTCGAAGCCCACACCGCAGCTTCTCTAACGCACGTGCCGTGCACCTGGGCCTGTGTGCTTCAGTGCAACGGTGTCACCACCTTGAAATTCTTGACTGTTGAATATTTTATCCTTCAACTCACTTTTTCTAAGAGAAGTCTGGTGGAGAATGGGGCACGCTGTGAGCAGAGCAGGCCCGCACAGTGTGGGCTCACAGCTAATGGCCCCGAGGCCCCGGGAGCTCAGGGCTCCCGTGGAGCCAGCAGCGCAGGTGCACAGGCTGCACGTGAGGACGAGGTGGCACGAAGCCTCTCCCGCTGG CAAGGGGGCTGGCGGCTTATACACCCTCCCGCCACGGGCAGCTGCGTGCTGAAGGGGGGCTCGGAGGAATGTGCGCCGCCTGACACGTGCTGG TGGCCCCATGGCTGTGCCAGCCCCACCTGCCTGCTGCTCTACCGGGACCCTAGCTGGGCAG GCGCCAGCCTACTCGCAGACCTGGCGGCGCCCCAGCCGTTGCTTGTCTGGAAGCTTCTGTTGGTCTCACGAGGCACCACAGGCAGCACTGCCGTGTCCATACACCCATCGTTTCCGGCCGACACCTGGGGATGGACGCTGAGGTTCACCGGAG GAACCTCTGCAGATGGCGATAAGGATACGAACAACGTGGCCACTGCCTACACCCTAAG GGCGAGGGCAGCCAATCCTGGACCTGGCAGTGACCCGAACGGGCACACAGGTGCAGAAAGCAGAGTCCACGACACAGACAAG CTCCGCCCCGAGTTTGGTCAGACACGTGGCCCCCGGGGCCTGGGAGGGGCCCGGGGAGGTTCTGGGGGTGGCAGCGTGGTGTCGCCACCTCGCCAGCCCCCAGTCCGGCCCGGCATGAGCTCCGGGGTCGCCCTGCGGCTGCGGACACTCCAGCGACACCTGGGCTCCCCGGAG GTGTGGACACAAGGCAGCTTCCCTGTCCCTCTCGTGGCCCAGGGCAGAGGTATGGAGCCGGGCAGCAGCCTGCTGACCACCCACGTACTGGACACTGCCTCAGGGCTTCCGGCCGAGGGCCTCTGCCTCCGTCTGTCCAGGCTCGAAGACCATGGCCAGCAGTGGACCGAGCTGAGGAAAAG ACGCTTGCGAGCATGGCTGCAGGTGCCAGGGGCTCCGAGGGAGCAGAGGCCCTCAGAGCCTCCACTGGTGCCGCTGGAAACAGGCCACCACGCGGACGGCGACTTGG TGCGCAGTGTCCCTGGGCTGCTCCAGAGCCCCAGGTCCTGGAGGCTGTCCTGCTCCAGAGCCGCCCAGGCCCGCTCACCCGAGTTCCAGTCAGGCTGCCGGGACATCGGAGGCCG CTACACGGACCCTGACGGCCGCTGCCCTGGGCTCCTGCTGCCAGGCCAGATGAAGGCGGGCACCTACAAGCTGTCCTTCGACACTGAGGGCTACTGGCAGAA